Proteins encoded within one genomic window of Prauserella marina:
- a CDS encoding sensor histidine kinase, with amino-acid sequence MNPEPAPPHRRDTERKQAGRELDRHALDELLTDVRHRLADLTRSRDQLQGLLDAVLATSDNLDLRPTLQRIVQVATKLADARCGTLEIPDQTRLAEPSVFTYDNHDLPRTEPGSPGARLPCVLPPTLTGISRTEIVVGALAAVASVTVANAKLFERSRLRERWLTAMAKVNATLFAGAPTEDTLRVVAMSAQELAAASAVLVLLGERHGTDLLVSAAAGEGVEELVGHRFDETRPRHRRCRPHRQRQLALLGERDRIAQELHDHVIQRLFATGMGLQGTLRHITDDNARRRIVTAVDRLDQVVKEIRVSVFDLHEDLGYGKTSMRQRILDAVAELTGDTRVSPTIHVDGTIDTAVGDELGAHAEAVVREGVSNAPRHSGATELAVDVRVTGQLRVVITDNGSGIHLTTRRSGLRNVRARAARLGGAATLTRSEAGGTTLTGPSRSRGEHHHRSRPGRQVRWSTLDYEGSSKAGTEALAHEARRAASLDG; translated from the coding sequence ATGAATCCGGAACCCGCTCCCCCACATCGGCGGGATACCGAACGAAAGCAGGCCGGCCGGGAACTCGACCGGCACGCGCTCGACGAACTACTCACCGATGTGCGGCATCGACTGGCGGACCTGACTCGCAGTCGTGACCAGCTCCAAGGCCTGCTCGACGCCGTACTCGCCACGAGCGACAACCTCGACCTGCGCCCGACTCTGCAACGGATCGTGCAAGTCGCGACCAAACTCGCCGACGCCCGCTGCGGGACCCTCGAAATACCGGATCAGACGCGGCTCGCCGAGCCCTCCGTGTTCACCTACGACAACCACGACCTTCCACGCACGGAACCAGGGAGTCCTGGCGCGAGGTTGCCGTGTGTTTTGCCGCCGACCTTGACCGGAATATCGAGAACCGAGATCGTCGTGGGCGCGCTTGCCGCGGTCGCGAGTGTGACGGTCGCGAATGCCAAGCTCTTCGAGCGGTCACGACTACGAGAGCGCTGGCTCACCGCCATGGCCAAAGTCAACGCGACCCTGTTCGCGGGCGCCCCCACCGAGGACACGTTGCGAGTCGTCGCCATGTCCGCGCAGGAACTGGCCGCGGCTTCGGCGGTACTCGTGCTGCTCGGCGAGCGGCACGGCACGGACTTGCTGGTCAGTGCGGCAGCGGGCGAGGGAGTGGAGGAACTGGTCGGTCACCGGTTCGACGAGACCCGCCCCCGCCATCGGCGATGTCGCCCGCACCGGCAACGCCAGCTCGCGTTGCTCGGCGAACGAGACCGCATCGCGCAGGAATTGCACGACCATGTCATCCAACGGCTGTTCGCCACCGGGATGGGACTACAAGGAACGCTGCGCCACATCACGGACGACAACGCCCGTCGGCGAATCGTGACCGCCGTGGACCGACTGGATCAGGTGGTGAAGGAAATCCGGGTCTCCGTCTTCGACCTGCACGAAGACCTGGGGTACGGCAAGACCAGTATGCGGCAGCGAATACTGGACGCCGTCGCCGAGTTGACCGGCGATACGCGCGTATCGCCGACGATCCACGTGGACGGCACGATCGACACCGCCGTCGGCGACGAACTCGGTGCCCATGCCGAAGCGGTCGTACGGGAAGGAGTGAGCAACGCGCCGCGGCACTCGGGCGCGACCGAGTTGGCGGTCGATGTCAGGGTCACCGGGCAACTTCGCGTGGTCATCACCGACAACGGCAGCGGTATCCACCTCACGACCCGGCGTAGCGGCCTTCGTAACGTACGGGCGCGGGCAGCGAGGCTCGGCGGCGCGGCAACGCTCACCAGGTCCGAAGCCGGAGGTACCACGTTGACCGGACCGTCCCGCTCCCGCGGTGAGCACCACCACCGGTCACGGCCCGGCAGGCAAGTACGCTGGTCCACATTGGACTATGAAGGCTCGTCGAAGGCCGGCACGGAAGCGCTTGCCCACGAGGCACGGCGTGCAGCATCCTTGGACGGTTGA